From Ananas comosus cultivar F153 linkage group 8, ASM154086v1, whole genome shotgun sequence, one genomic window encodes:
- the LOC109713954 gene encoding branched-chain-amino-acid aminotransferase 5, chloroplastic-like isoform X3, whose amino-acid sequence MAPSSSPPPHTPPIPSHTARGAPSPPPPPPPRRPSSTDADIVDLDWENLGFGLVPTDYMYMMKCSSDGIFTKGELLRFGPIELSPSSGVLNYGQGLFEGLKAYRKEDGSVLLFRPEENALRMKLGAERMCMPSPTVEQFVDAVKLTVLANKRWVPPTGKGSLYIRPLLIGSGVVLSLTPAPEHTFLVFVSPVGNYFKEGLAPINLVIENEFHRAALGGTGDVKTIGNYAPVLKAQNIAKEKGYSDVLYLDSVHKKYLEEVSSCNVFIVKDNVIATPALKGTILPGITRKSIIDVARGRGYQVEERLVSVEELLDADEVFCTGTAVVVSPVGIITYLGKRMDYGNQGVGVVAQQLYSSLTSLQMGLVEDTMGWTLKLN is encoded by the exons CACGGATGCTGACATAGTTGACTTGGATTGGGAGAATCTTGGATTTGGACTGGTGCCAACTGATTACATGTATATGATGAAATGTTCTTCTGATGGAATATTTACCAAAGGCGAGTTGCTGCGGTTCGGGCCTATCGAGTTAAGCCCATCTTCTGGAGTTTTAAATTATGGGCAG GGGTTGTTTGAAGGTCTAAAAGCGTATAGGAAAGAAGATGGGTCAGTTTTATTATTTCGCCCAGAGGAAAATGCTTTGCGGATGAAATTGGGTGCAGAGCGGATGTGTATGCCCTCACCGACTGTTGAGCAATTTGTTGATGCTGTAAAGCTAACTGTGTTAGCAAATAAGCGTTGG GTGCCTCCAACAGGTAAAGGTTCTTTGTATATTAGGCCGCTGCTTATAGGAAGTGGTGTTGTGCTTAGTCTTACACCTGCTCCTGAACATACTTTCCTTGTCTTTGTCTCTCCTGTTGGAAATTATTTCAAG GAGGGTTTAGCTCCaataaatttagtaattgaAAATGAATTCCATCGTGCCGCTCTTGGTGGAACTGGAGATGTAAAAACTATTGGAAATTATGCTCCG GTGCTGAAGGCACAAAATATAGCTAAGGAGAAAGGCTATTCTGATGTCTTATATTTGGATTCTGTGCACAAAAAATACCTGGAAGAAGTTTCTTCCTGTAATGTATTCATTGTAAAG GATAATGTTATTGCAACACCAGCATTAAAAGGAACAATATTGCCTGGCATTACACGGAAAAGTATAATTGATGTTGCTCGGGGCCGAGGCTACCAG GTTGAGGAGCGCCTTGTATCAGTCGAAGAGTTGCTTGATGCTGATGAAGTTTTTTGTACGGGAACAGCTGTTGTTGTATCACCTGTGGGAATAATCACATATCTTGGAAAAAG GATGGATTATGGGAACCAAGGAGTTGGTGTTGTGGCTCAACAACTCTATTCTTCACTTACTAGTCTCCAGATGGGTCTTGTGGAGGACACAATGGGGTGGACactgaaattaaattag
- the LOC109713953 gene encoding protein PAIR1, with translation MKLRINKACDLSSISVLPPRRTGGSGADAASLGRSQASQPRSQSQQSFSQGASLSQLSQTSLEENLMSDQRFFSHDNSSKRSSLAPGTSTREESQLQLSRASNSVLHRWNPTTVSDSRYQVSEELEHRFRLMESSINRMCMILDSVQNDVMQLNRAMKEVSLETEGIRQKMLLLDNSMQQILKGEDDIKSFLEGRLKSLPDQLMKNSNLNKLNEIYSTVSALPEQFEARLLKLQNDICRVFTREMEVMAGAVKSFNNKHAVLIRSPANNISTSTKQVLKSQIPVTKVAATHLITNKRSIPFPIVEEETKILEPKFAGSSHMAALNREGRPFRTKEQDNRVIIDSDDDSNGSSSCLIVKKEKAQMETCWMKEASEESLRILRKARKRKRRQMNSFNLSKDQFGIWAHQLQSLGPFSCRFEFGPHQLQSRCIRPLLSAATTNPFHQPQFPPRTKVRNSYNCSFSSQDLRSS, from the exons ATGAAGCTAAGGATCAACAAGGCGTGCGATCTCAGCTCCATCTCCGTCCTTCCTCCGAG GAGGACAGGTGGTTCGGGAGCCGATGCAGCGAGCTTGGGGAGGAGCCAGGCGTCGCAGCCCCGATCGCAGTCGCAGCAGTCGTTCTCGCAAGGGGCTTCGCTGTCGCAGCTCTCTCAGACTTCACTCGAGGAGAATCTGATGAGCGATCAG AGATTTTTCTCGCACGATAATTCTTCAAAGAGGAGTTCATTGGCCCCTGGTACGTCAACACGAGAAGAATCTCAACTGCAGTTGTCAAGAGCATCCAACAGTGTTTTGCACCGATGGAATCCAACCACAGTTTCAGATAGTCGAT ATCAGGTTAGCGAAGAACTTGAGCACAGATTTCGACTGATGGAAAGCTCAATAAATAGGATGTGCATGATACTAGACTCAGTTCAGAATGATGTCATGCAACTAAACAGAGCCATGAAGGAAGTATCACTAGAAA CGGAAGGGATACGGCAAAAGATGCTTCTCTTGGACAATTCAATGCAGCAAATT CTCAAGGGAGAAGATGATATCAAATCTTTCCTCGAAGGAAGACTAAAAAGCCTGCCTGATCAATTGATGAAAAACTCTAATTTGAACAAACTGAATGAGATATACTCAACAGTTTCAGCCTTGCCGGAGCAGTTCGAAGCTCGTTTATTGAAACTACAGAATGACATATGCAGGGTCTTCACCAGGGAGATGGAG GTAATGGCAGGTGCTGTCAAATCTTTCAACAATAAGCATGCAGTTTTGATCCGGTCACCTGCG AATAATATTTCTACCAGCACTAAACAAGTTCTGAAGAGCCAGATACCAGTAACAAAAGT TGCGGCGACACATTTGATTACCAACAAACGAAGTATTCCATTTCCAATCGTAGAGGAAGAGACGAAAATACTTGAACCAAAATTCGCTGGTTCTAGTCATATGGCAGCTCTCAACAGGGAGGGAAGACCTTTCAGGACAAAG GAGCAAGATAACAGAGTAATCATTGACTCAGATGACGACAGCAATGGAAGTTCTTCCTGCCTAATtgttaaaaaggaaaaag CTCAGATGGAGACCTGCTGGATGAAGGAAGCTAGCGAAGAGAGTTTACGAATTCTAAGAAAggcaagaaagagaaagagacgaCAAATGAATTCATTTAATCTGTCTAAG GATCAGTTTGGAATTTGGGCCCACCAATTGCAGAGCCTCGGCCCATTTAGTTGCCGTTTCGAATTTGGCCCACACCAGCTTCAGAGTCGCTGTATTCGGCCCCTCCTCAGCGCGGCAACAACCAATCCATTCCACCAACCGCAATTCCCTCCACGTACAAAGGTACGCAACTCCTATAATTGTTCTTTTTCTTCGCAAGATCTACGCAGTTCTTAG
- the LOC109713788 gene encoding uncharacterized protein LOC109713788 isoform X1, with product MARRNFKQNTRPQKDNFGCMWGLFHMLDFRWSPKFLSDRKHGSSAYDDSGDPRSILGNFEEKNNEVANVDGSKVRRVTTGKQSVKTLMEEEMARVKPVEKPRNAVEKKQYDPSPQKKKQYDPEGRVRLEKRPKKTRKNSKALSDLSVNKQMTSQSLNSNGLDNTIPAERSDLQFILAAFLVEIYKFHNQCPHIDCKNKISLCPALKSIVYRKLNDLSNSNSCVDDKHLNGSKATQSKEFMDALEILSSNKELFLKLLQDPNSHILQNIQNICHLREGSEEQGGSKQYQEISSSKVFNKQNRHNFFWKKDRSNGRQLAEGNDNSPPISRIVVLKPLAATNASSSQQSYNRLRDQEDGERVNSHFSVREIKRRLMHVIGETKKEQDSISTDGLLHKVPHGYKDSLKELSRESSASMTRKASSDDENFSDPTAFNSEMEPNDGEINTNDATSCKTGSFFYEEAMKHLTEMLNSGSRIEELPNEPESQSLEKMLYLPQNSSLSPRNSPTSEEELDPSPEEKRLSPSQQLEKEDVVEHLGPSGQNLGRITCDVVINQVGESRLELMNPEAQEGKCIEEEINPEVSAGTKDITNEDDTICEKTDSEVCPELVGSDSHVLSERSKEEGSVLVTVDEAELVSECGLIFPSSPETIIDRREQHSSVTSVEPTTSSDLIFSSSPESTSEKPEQPSPVSVLEPSFADGVASSGCRTTKHAELFVQLPKNLFRDHDNYSPPPCSSDSGPTQNLLRDNNARFEYIKSVLEASGLISDQNSKKWYLDDQLLDPHLLDEVGISYNQTDDSKLLFGCIEEVLVEIKESFFRFTPRSSFAKHNTRPPLLKEVSKGVSWHLENKCPSTLEETVRKYLDCGSWMDLRSESESIVLEICDDFLDDLLEEAVFDLWL from the exons ATGGCCAGAAGAAATTTCAAACAGAATACACGACCCCAAAAGGATAATTTTGGCTGCATGTGGGGATTGTTTCACATGCTTGACTTCCGCTGGAGCCCGAAGTTTCTTTCAGATAGGAAGCATGGTAGTAGTGCGTATGATG ATTCTGGAGATCCGCGAAGCATACTTGGcaattttgaggaaaaaaataatgaagttGCT AATGTTGATGGAAGCAAAGTACGGAGGGTTACCACGGGTAAGCAGAGCGTCAAAACACTAATGGAGGAAGAGATGGCCAGAGTGAAACCAGTGGAGAAGCCACGTAATGCAGTTGAAAAAAAACAATACGATCCttctcctcaaaaaaaaaaacaatacgaTCCTGAAGGCCGTGTTCGTCTAGAGAAAAGACCCAAGAAAACAAGAAAGAATTCAAAAGCATTATCAGATCTTTCTGTCAACAAGCAGATGACTTCTCAAAGCTTAAATTCTAATGGACTCGACAACACGATACCGGCAGAGAGATCAGATCTTCAGTTCATCCTGGCTGCGTTTCTTGTAGAAATTTACAAATTCCACAACCAATGCCCACATATTGATTGTAAGAATAAGATATCACTATGTCCTGCATTAAAATCCATTGTTTATAGAAAGCTTAATGATCTCAGCAATTCCAATTCTTGTGTTGATGACAAACATCTAAACGGCAGCAAGGCAACTCAATCGAAGGAATTCATGGATGCATTGGAGATTCTGAGCTCAAACAAGGAGTTATTCTTGAAGCTTCTTCAGGACCCAAATTCACATATATtgcaaaatattcaaaatatctgTCATCTCCGGGAAGGCTCGGAGGAGCAGGGTGGTTCGAAGCAGTATCAGGAGATTTCAAGCAGTAAAGTGTTTAATAAACAAAACAGGCATAACTTTTTCTGGAAGAAGGACAGATCAAATGGGAGACAACTGGCAGAAGGAAATGATAATTCTCCTCCAATTAGCAGAATAGTTGTTCTAAAGCCTTTAGCTGCTACTAATGCAAGTTCCTCACAACAGTCATACAACAGATTACGGGATCAGGAAGATGGCGAAagagttaattcacatttttcaGTTAGAGAAATTAAAAGGAGATTGATGCATGTCATTGGAGAGACCAAAAAGGAGCAAGATTCCATCTCGACGGATGGCCTTCTTCACAAAGTTCCACATGGGTACAAGGATTCACTTAAAGAGCTTTCTAGAGAGAGTTCAGCAAGTATGACGAGAAAAGCTTCGTCAGATGATGAAAATTTTTCAGACCCAACTGCCTTCAACTCAGAAATGGAGCCAAACGATGGTGAAATCAACACGAATGATGCTACCTCCTGTAAGACTGGATCTTTCTTTTATGAAGAGGCCATGAAACATCTCACTGAGATGCTAAACAGCGGAAGTCGAATTGAAGAGTTGCCAAATGAGCCAGAATCACAATCTTTGGAAAAAATGCTTTATTTGCCACAGAACAGTTCATTATCACCTAGAAACAGCCCTACAAGTGAAGAGGAGCTTGACCCCTCCCCTGAAGAGAAAAGGTTGTCCCCTTCACAGCAGCTTGAAAAAGAAGATGTTGTCGAACATTTAGGCCCATCAGGGCAGAATTTGGGGAGAATTACATGTGATGTTGTCATCAATCAAGTTGGTGAATCAAGGCTGGAGCTTATGAATCCTGAAGCTCAGGAGGGGAAATGCATTGAAGAAGAAATAAACCCAGAAG TTTCTGCAGGTACTAAAGATATTACTAATGAAGATGATACCATTTGCGAGAAAACGGATTCAGAAGTGTGCCCAGAATTGGTCGGAAGTGATAGCCATGTACTAAGCGAAAGATCCAAGGAAGAAGGTTCAGTGCTG GTTACAGTTGACGAAGCAGAACTAGTGAGTGAATGCGGACTAATATTTCCGAGCTCTCCCGAGACCATCATAGATAGGAGAGAGCAGCATAGTTCAGTAACATCTGTTGAGCCAACAACCTCATCTGATTTGATTTTTTCTAGCTCTCCGGAGAGCACCAGTGAAAAGCCGGAGCAGCCAAGTCCAGTATCTGTTCTTGAACCGTCCTTCGCTGATGGTGTTGCCTCTTCTGGTTGCAGAACCACAAAGCATG CTGAACTATTTGTTCAACTCCCCAAAAATCTTTTCAGAGACCATGACAATTATTCACCACCTCCATGCTCCTCTGATTCTGGACCAACTCAGAATCTGTTGAGGGACAATAATGCAAGATTTGAATACATAAAGTCAGTGTTGGAAGCCTCCGGCTTAATTTCAGATCAAAACTCAAAGAAATGGTATTTGGATGATCAGCTACTTGATCCTCACTTACTCGATGAAGTAGGAATTTCGTACAATCAAACGGATGATTCAAAGCTTCTCTTTGGCTGCATCGAAGAAGTTCTCGTGGAAATCAAGGAGAGTTTTTTCAGATTCACCCCTCGGTCTTCTTTCGCGAAACACAACACGCGGCCTCCTTTACTCAAGGAAGTGAGCAAAGGTGTTTCTTGGCATCTCGAGAATAAGTGTCCGAGCACGTTGGAAGAGACAGTGAGAAAATATTTGGACTGTGGAAGTTGGATGGATCTTCGATCCGAGAGTGAAAGCATTGTACTTGAGATATGTGACGACTTCCTCGATGATTTATTAGAAGAGGCGGTTTTCGACTTGTGGCTTTGA
- the LOC109713788 gene encoding uncharacterized protein LOC109713788 isoform X2 has translation MARRNFKQNTRPQKDNFGCMWGLFHMLDFRWSPKFLSDRKHGSSAYDDSGDPRSILGNFEEKNNEVANVDGSKVRRVTTGKQSVKTLMEEEMARVKPVEKPRNAVEKKQYDPSPQKKKQYDPEGRVRLEKRPKKTRKNSKALSDLSVNKQMTSQSLNSNGLDNTIPAERSDLQFILAAFLVEIYKFHNQCPHIDCKNKISLCPALKSIVYRKLNDLSNSNSCVDDKHLNGSKATQSKEFMDALEILSSNKELFLKLLQDPNSHILQNIQNICHLREGSEEQGGSKQYQEISSSKVFNKQNRHNFFWKKDRSNGRQLAEGNDNSPPISRIVVLKPLAATNASSSQQSYNRLRDQEDGERVNSHFSVREIKRRLMHVIGETKKEQDSISTDGLLHKVPHGYKDSLKELSRESSASMTRKASSDDENFSDPTAFNSEMEPNDGEINTNDATSCKTGSFFYEEAMKHLTEMLNSGSRIEELPNEPESQSLEKMLYLPQNSSLSPRNSPTSEEELDPSPEEKRLSPSQQLEKEDVVEHLGPSGQNLGRITCDVVINQVGESRLELMNPEAQEGKCIEEEINPEGTKDITNEDDTICEKTDSEVCPELVGSDSHVLSERSKEEGSVLVTVDEAELVSECGLIFPSSPETIIDRREQHSSVTSVEPTTSSDLIFSSSPESTSEKPEQPSPVSVLEPSFADGVASSGCRTTKHAELFVQLPKNLFRDHDNYSPPPCSSDSGPTQNLLRDNNARFEYIKSVLEASGLISDQNSKKWYLDDQLLDPHLLDEVGISYNQTDDSKLLFGCIEEVLVEIKESFFRFTPRSSFAKHNTRPPLLKEVSKGVSWHLENKCPSTLEETVRKYLDCGSWMDLRSESESIVLEICDDFLDDLLEEAVFDLWL, from the exons ATGGCCAGAAGAAATTTCAAACAGAATACACGACCCCAAAAGGATAATTTTGGCTGCATGTGGGGATTGTTTCACATGCTTGACTTCCGCTGGAGCCCGAAGTTTCTTTCAGATAGGAAGCATGGTAGTAGTGCGTATGATG ATTCTGGAGATCCGCGAAGCATACTTGGcaattttgaggaaaaaaataatgaagttGCT AATGTTGATGGAAGCAAAGTACGGAGGGTTACCACGGGTAAGCAGAGCGTCAAAACACTAATGGAGGAAGAGATGGCCAGAGTGAAACCAGTGGAGAAGCCACGTAATGCAGTTGAAAAAAAACAATACGATCCttctcctcaaaaaaaaaaacaatacgaTCCTGAAGGCCGTGTTCGTCTAGAGAAAAGACCCAAGAAAACAAGAAAGAATTCAAAAGCATTATCAGATCTTTCTGTCAACAAGCAGATGACTTCTCAAAGCTTAAATTCTAATGGACTCGACAACACGATACCGGCAGAGAGATCAGATCTTCAGTTCATCCTGGCTGCGTTTCTTGTAGAAATTTACAAATTCCACAACCAATGCCCACATATTGATTGTAAGAATAAGATATCACTATGTCCTGCATTAAAATCCATTGTTTATAGAAAGCTTAATGATCTCAGCAATTCCAATTCTTGTGTTGATGACAAACATCTAAACGGCAGCAAGGCAACTCAATCGAAGGAATTCATGGATGCATTGGAGATTCTGAGCTCAAACAAGGAGTTATTCTTGAAGCTTCTTCAGGACCCAAATTCACATATATtgcaaaatattcaaaatatctgTCATCTCCGGGAAGGCTCGGAGGAGCAGGGTGGTTCGAAGCAGTATCAGGAGATTTCAAGCAGTAAAGTGTTTAATAAACAAAACAGGCATAACTTTTTCTGGAAGAAGGACAGATCAAATGGGAGACAACTGGCAGAAGGAAATGATAATTCTCCTCCAATTAGCAGAATAGTTGTTCTAAAGCCTTTAGCTGCTACTAATGCAAGTTCCTCACAACAGTCATACAACAGATTACGGGATCAGGAAGATGGCGAAagagttaattcacatttttcaGTTAGAGAAATTAAAAGGAGATTGATGCATGTCATTGGAGAGACCAAAAAGGAGCAAGATTCCATCTCGACGGATGGCCTTCTTCACAAAGTTCCACATGGGTACAAGGATTCACTTAAAGAGCTTTCTAGAGAGAGTTCAGCAAGTATGACGAGAAAAGCTTCGTCAGATGATGAAAATTTTTCAGACCCAACTGCCTTCAACTCAGAAATGGAGCCAAACGATGGTGAAATCAACACGAATGATGCTACCTCCTGTAAGACTGGATCTTTCTTTTATGAAGAGGCCATGAAACATCTCACTGAGATGCTAAACAGCGGAAGTCGAATTGAAGAGTTGCCAAATGAGCCAGAATCACAATCTTTGGAAAAAATGCTTTATTTGCCACAGAACAGTTCATTATCACCTAGAAACAGCCCTACAAGTGAAGAGGAGCTTGACCCCTCCCCTGAAGAGAAAAGGTTGTCCCCTTCACAGCAGCTTGAAAAAGAAGATGTTGTCGAACATTTAGGCCCATCAGGGCAGAATTTGGGGAGAATTACATGTGATGTTGTCATCAATCAAGTTGGTGAATCAAGGCTGGAGCTTATGAATCCTGAAGCTCAGGAGGGGAAATGCATTGAAGAAGAAATAAACCCAGAAG GTACTAAAGATATTACTAATGAAGATGATACCATTTGCGAGAAAACGGATTCAGAAGTGTGCCCAGAATTGGTCGGAAGTGATAGCCATGTACTAAGCGAAAGATCCAAGGAAGAAGGTTCAGTGCTG GTTACAGTTGACGAAGCAGAACTAGTGAGTGAATGCGGACTAATATTTCCGAGCTCTCCCGAGACCATCATAGATAGGAGAGAGCAGCATAGTTCAGTAACATCTGTTGAGCCAACAACCTCATCTGATTTGATTTTTTCTAGCTCTCCGGAGAGCACCAGTGAAAAGCCGGAGCAGCCAAGTCCAGTATCTGTTCTTGAACCGTCCTTCGCTGATGGTGTTGCCTCTTCTGGTTGCAGAACCACAAAGCATG CTGAACTATTTGTTCAACTCCCCAAAAATCTTTTCAGAGACCATGACAATTATTCACCACCTCCATGCTCCTCTGATTCTGGACCAACTCAGAATCTGTTGAGGGACAATAATGCAAGATTTGAATACATAAAGTCAGTGTTGGAAGCCTCCGGCTTAATTTCAGATCAAAACTCAAAGAAATGGTATTTGGATGATCAGCTACTTGATCCTCACTTACTCGATGAAGTAGGAATTTCGTACAATCAAACGGATGATTCAAAGCTTCTCTTTGGCTGCATCGAAGAAGTTCTCGTGGAAATCAAGGAGAGTTTTTTCAGATTCACCCCTCGGTCTTCTTTCGCGAAACACAACACGCGGCCTCCTTTACTCAAGGAAGTGAGCAAAGGTGTTTCTTGGCATCTCGAGAATAAGTGTCCGAGCACGTTGGAAGAGACAGTGAGAAAATATTTGGACTGTGGAAGTTGGATGGATCTTCGATCCGAGAGTGAAAGCATTGTACTTGAGATATGTGACGACTTCCTCGATGATTTATTAGAAGAGGCGGTTTTCGACTTGTGGCTTTGA